The nucleotide sequence ATGCTAGCAATCTTGTTCATTGGTAGAATTTCGTTGCTCTGATCAAAACGCGCATCAGACATTCAAACCTATACGATAGACATGGAACCTTATCTGTGTTTTGacttttttacccccccccccccctcgcaatAATATACCGCGAAACCGTGTGacgaaaacagcgaccagaacacgtggagggaacctATCAGGAAAACTTCTTGCAACATTATTACACGTCACTATCCCGCAAGACGGCTTCGCCTAACGCCtgtgtgctttaggagaagctcgctttacgagcgcgcgactcgcgggtggaaagcacgtgctgggcctttcggatcatctcgcgaatttcgGGAGCATAGGTCAAAAACGGTGacgcaaaagcgttacgaccggcctctttcactgacagtaatggaaaatgggcagtcactgtctattttcttgccacTAGTTTTTATTTCGGTTTAATtattttgatacgaatttcggatgatacgaagtttttccgctaccccgtgagattcgtatcatcgagattctataCTGTAACGCCGTAGTGACCAGAGTCTAGTGCAGACGAATGTCTCCATGTACAGCACAGACGTTTGTGCATAGAGACTGTTTTCCTCCATTCCCCGAAAGGCAATGACCTCGTACGCTGCGTACAGCCTGCCCACAAGAAGCAGGTCACACTAGAGTGACTCTAGGTCACACAATCGACGGTCCACGAATCCCGACTGCGCCCCACCCACGTGAACAGGTCATCCGGTTGTGCAAGTGCCAGGAGGATGAACACCTGTTCTCTCTCCCCGCCTTTTATGACCCTCGTGGAACCGTCATCTGTGGTGCCGAGAGCGCCACGTCGGAATGAGAAACGCTCTCACGAAGTTCGGAATTCGACATTTACCATCAAAACTTCGTCGTAAAGGTCGCGAATTTCGCCCTACCGACTGCAAGCTCACTTCGTAATTTCGGTACATTCGATATAAAGGAACTCGTTATAAATGTCCGaagtatacagtgaaccctcgttattatgaccatggtcgttcccgaaaattttggtcataatgcggaattgtcatattaacggggggatttgcagaggtttcactgcattgttccctaggagtatggtcgtaaagcgcgtatgtcagattatcgggggtcatattaacgagggttcactgtatacattGAATCCTATGGGCGCCTGAGCAGACCGCGAAAAACGTTCGTTAAAACGGTCTTTTCGTCAATAAGgcgttcgttgtaaaggagtttgactgtgtGAGTCAATCACTTGATCAGCAACTGCATAGACATTCTCCGTTTTTTTCTACATAGATATACAGATGTAGCATAGCACCAGCACGGTCCACATCTGTTGCAAAAGCAGGTAAGCAGCAGTTTCTTAAGCCCTGCGAGCATTACGCAAATATTGGGAACAGCGAAAGTATCACAATTCATTGCGGGTCTAATTATATAAACAATGCTGTATGACGGTGCAGCAAGTTGAAAGCGTATTGCTCCTTCTAGCCTCGTACTGTTCGTAAAAGCATCAATGCTTCTTCCTACTTCGAAGCAAAATTTGCTAAAGAATACGCAGGACTTTCTGGAGGCGTTTGAATTGCTTGGTCTGCTCTGGCGCAAGGATATTGAAGATCAAGCTGCGCCGTACAGGACTTCCTGCGGTAATGTACCGCGTGTAAAATGAAATCAAGAAAAAGATGGCTTAAAAGCTATACCACACTTTGGGGCAGTGATTTTCCTAGTACCACCCTGCCCAAACATTGGAGCACCCTCGGAAAAATTTGGGCGAAACAACCAAAAAAGCCCTAAAAACCAGCAGCGGAAACCTCCCCGTTCAAGGACATATGTATATTATACACTGCACAGGGCATTCcagattttaattaaaaaaaaaaagccatgacAGCAGCACAGATGCCAGCCTTGCAGGTTGGTGTTGTGGTCACGAGGACATTTTGTTGGCTACAGCGTGTAGCTGCCTTCCAGTTAAGAAGCTGATTAACAAATATTAGGTGATTAGTCACCTAGTAGTTACATACCCTCTCTGACAGAATGTCTGCCTGGTCATATAATCGACCTGCAAAACCAGCACCTGTGCTGCTTTCataacctttttttattttaaatctTAATTaagaaaacaccctgtacattcaTATACAGGCTGCTTCATTAGccatgtaaaaaaaattatAGAAAAAGCACGTCGCAGAAAAATATGCGATCGATGGCTTTTATCCATAGGGAACATTTGTCGTGTATTACAATTTAATCTTTCAAATTGGAAACCGAGTGAATGCAAAATTCACCTTATTCCACTACAAAATCCATTCTCTATTACAACAATAAtaactgaaaaacaaaaaagctagGTAAAAAGTATATTATCAGGTGCCCTCAGTTCTCCCTCAAAGGGCGACATGAGGAGGGAGAGTAGGACACAGACTTGCCACTTCAGATGCTTGTTCCTGTTGGTTATGGCAGTAAGGTTATGCTTCCAGTTATCCGAGACAACAGTGAAAAGGAAAACCGGAAGAGACAGGTAACCGTTTTCTTCCAACACTTCTTGAGTTCACTTTACGAACAAGTGAGCGAGGCCAATAGTCTACACATTTCAAAGCAacagtttttgctttttttttttagcagttaTCACTGTAGTAGGGAATGTATTCTGAAGCAGAATCGTGTAAATATCCGACATacgctttctgtttctggcaaCGATTGGTTGACTCGGCAAATGTCGGAGTTCCATTCAACACATTGAGTTTAGCTGAAAGAAATTTGAGAAAATTACTGCAGTAGGTAAGGCCAAAGGTCTCTATTGATAACCGCCGCTGTTTATATATACTTCAGTAGCatgaccttttcttttttctaagaTTGTTCAATGTGCTTACTGAAACATGCTGTAGACATTGATATTGTGTCCAGTTTTCTTGTTGCTATATTGTGAGAATGAGAAACTTTGTGTGCATGAACGTTTGCGTAGTGCCGCAGCACTCTACGTTGAGTTATTTATTTTGCAACTTTGTTTCGTATTAAGTAACATGTGTGGTacaattttctgattccattaTCTAATTTCGCATTATGAACTTATTCCATTACCAAACTGAACGTGACTGAGATCTTTGTGATGCAAACGTACATGCTGTATGTCACACTTGGCTGCTGGTTCTTCTGCACTGCAGTGTGACAGCTCCAAGAACAATCTCAAAACACAAATTGTTGTATGAAGTTAAAGCTTCAGTTCGTATAGTGCGAAATATTGATACAGTTCTTAAGTTCGAACTGTTCCAATGCGTACGAATGCCAGTTTGCCACGCATGCGAAATTACGAGACATCTGAAACAGAGTTTCCTAAACCATCAAGCACAGCCTGCCAATCAAGATTTAATGCACACAGGCTTGTACAATTTATTGTAAGAAACAAAAGAACGAGGATATCCAGAAAACACTTGCTCAAAAAAATCCTTATTTATACAAGCTCTTCAGATACTTCCATCCTGATAAGTGTGCCAGAGGTACAGTTCTTTATATTTACTGTTGCAATGAAAGGAAAACGTATGTTGCAGGTATCGTGCTGCCTAATCCTAACGTCCGCACACTTATCCAAAGCAAAAACTCTGAAGCAACCTGAACCGCATTTGCTCAAGATGACCACAGTTGTGCAAAAGCAGAAAGTACCCGGACCTCATCCATTTAGCTGGCCTGGATTTCGAGGCTTCTTAGAAAGCCACGTTTTATAAGTAACGTTTTAGGGAAAATGCCGACTTGTTACGTTTTAGCGAAGGTCGGTTTGGAAAATGACTTTCTTAGCGAAGTGGCCTAAGCTTTGCGATGGCTTCTGTGAACCTGAACTGCATTTGCTCAAGGTGACCACAGTCGTGCCAATGCAGAAAGTACCAAGTCTAGTATATATGTCCTAAAACACTATGTGGTCCACCAAATAGTCTGCTAAAGGTGTCACGAACTGTGATGTCTTCAGGAAATATGTATCAATTTCTGAATAAATCAGTAAGCTCAAAAATATGCTCTTCAAATTTATCTAGAGCAAACATTCAAGGACACACAACATTACTTATAAAGCATTCTCAAGGATTCAGCAGGAGTAATTTCATAGGCATTCTATTGCTCTTTCCCCACTTATACACAAATGGGAGAAGTATGGCAAGCTCGTTTCACATTCTTGTAGCTTTTATATGCAAGCAATAATTTAAAGGCAATATATGTGTTACAAATATCGTTTGAAGCATAGAGCAGAAGTAATACGTATGAATATTGTCCATGAAACAAAGGGACTGACGAGAGCACACCACACGGCGCAGACCATTAGGACACAGAAGGGGAGGGCAGTTAGGGGGGTCACATGAACACCCTGCAGACTCCAACACTAGCGTGCCATTGGTAGCTATGGAGCACGCCTGCTAGAATGAAACAAGATTGGTCTAAATATGAGATCGGTCTAAGTACAAGATCAGCTTGAACGGTATCTCTACAAGCATTTTCAATTCTAGGATACCGTAAAGCACTGGGATACAACACTGTTGCAAAGGTAGTGAAAAGTATTGATAGGCCTAGTTATTGGTTGGTTGCCTAGATATTAGTTGGTGCATTAGTCCAGCAACGGGCAGGTTAAGTAGCAGCTCCAGATCGCTGGGAACGCATTCCTTCTTATTTAACTGTTTCAGTTACTCCAATTCTTGCACGCTGTCTGTGTCTTCTGTGCGTACCATCGTGTCAAGGTTTCTCTTCTTTTCCGTAGCGTAGCGTTCCTGATGCCAGTATGACCGGTATGCCAGTCCAAGCGTGTTGATGATGCCCAGTGATGCCCAGTGTTAATGTTGTTAATGTGTTGTTAATGCGTTAATGATATTTTTACACACTCCTAGAGCTGTTTACGTTTCGAAAAGTTCGGTCACTGGGAGGAGCCCAATATTCACAATAAGAAATGCATCATCCCGCCCTTGCCTTCTCCTGCACCTGCTGCCATCTATACATCGTCGTAGGAGGCTGTCGGCGCCGTCCGCGTTTACACACTTGCATGGGCCATCATTGGCACTAACCTACTTTATTTTGAATTATAAGTATTTGAgacttttttgctttcttttactTTAAAATAGTTACTTGCATGCAAAGGTGCAGGATTGAAAGCGGCACAAGCGGAAATAACCACGTTGTGGGACACGAATGTCCAGACACATTTCAGTGAGAGCAGTATGGCACAGTATTTTTTCTGGAATCTGCTATCTACATATTAATGTTTTATTAATATTGAtctacagtcatgtctcgattatccggataacgaattcccGTATGCCCGAACCAAGCACCCTTACGGGGCAACCCGAAAAATTTGGGAGACCTTTTTGTAGCTCCAGAGagggaaacaaggaaaagattgTTACCTCCGATATTCATGCGAAGTTAGCTGCTTGAGATTAGTACGCGTGTGTGTGACAGAATTTTGGTCACAGCCATGGCACACGCTGCATCACTCTGCTGTTGAAAGAAGGGTAATGGCTCGGAAAGCTGGTCCCGcgcacatgtttttgtctttttgcaaatGTCTTTGACATAGGCGATAAGACAGGCGATGCTTTCGGACAGCCCTGACACTGACGTTCGCAAAATGCTCGGGTGAAATGCGAGCCTTTTCTGGAACAACGCGAGCACAGCCCATGCCGTGGGACAAAGGCCGTTGACACGTTTGCGGATAAGTGAATCAGAATGACGCAGGTTCTGGAACATTGGTCCCGGCACTTGCTGCCAGGATACGGATGACAAATTCCAGATAGCCAGGACAAAATCCAGtggtagcaggttcgttcccggtaGTATAGTTTTCCGGATAcctgaactccggataagcgagacatgactgtatattACATACCGTCCATTTCGGGAGGATTGAGCCGAAATTATTGTACGGATTAGATGTATTAGCCACAATAGGACGTCCAAACTCCTGGAAACATAAACACCTTCTGTTCACTCTTCCATCGAGAAAGGGAGCGCCGAGACACATCTACAGCAGTGATTTATCCTGACCCCCTTCTACACCACCCTaacaacacccccccccccccccccccccaaaatctGCAGGAGACCCAACCTTTGTGAGACTGCACAATATTttgtcaaaagcatgtaaagacaCCTCCTTGCGGAGCTCAACCAACACCATCTAGATACAGAAAGGCAGTGCGCTTGTCGGCGTGAcataacaattaagagtcagccaatgaggaccgtgttttcaacggccgtagccaatcacgaacgcgctttcagcggtcgtagacACGAGGACgagccaccgtcgtctgcgagttctGATTGAACCATCcctgcgtactaaatgggaaaacttggaaataaagcgcaaaaaggtCTCAATGTTTGCCAAAACtggttttctggaaagcgtcttgcactttttgtataaatatttgggtctgcaggttccaggtgagctgcaatcatttgcgagatCTTGAGTTTGCGGAatggtgaatcgcagtagcggaCGAACCCTGACTCCTAACGGCCACTTAGCAAAGGacggagaggaggcaatgagaAGACTTTCTGTATCTATACCTGCCAATTTGGGAACATCCAAAAtagggagatttcaaaagcttgggggggggggggggaaggggggagAGAGAAAGCCGATGTTGGGTGGCTTTTATTTGCCTATATAACAGGAGCACACTTCACCCCAGCAGGCTCATCgggcacaagttttgcagcaacagacttttccctctccaagaaactatATGTGTGTCAAGCTGTGGCAGGGCTATGgcactttctcaaaagaacgtgagGACACAAAACTATGTCTCTGTTCTCTTTGTGAGGTCGAGGTTCTCTTTGCGAGGTACGCAAGGTTGAAACAGCTAGTGCAAAGGCACCTTTGTTGCCCAAAAATGTGGAGGAAATGCCCGTAAActagaagtgctagaactagaACCATGACCAGAACCCCTGAACTACGTAACACAGAGGCTCCGGGAAGCGGCAGCGATGGCGATGGAAATTGGGCTGTTATTAGATTGATGTTTTCGTCTATGTGCCCAAGGAAACAGCAGGCGTTTGAGAtatagagagggaaactgcattttccgggagatttgcttctcggctgtacaatcgtacaaaccggtccgaatctgggagtctcccggatgaatcgggagagttTGCAGGTATGTGTATCTAGGTAGCGTTACCTCCCCCCACCTCAcccccaaggacgaaattctgggtaaaccactgcgTCTATGGACCCACTGAAACATCCTTTTCCGCTTGTTGCGACTGTTTGACTTCTGTAGGGCTAAAAGCGTTGAAACCACGAACACATGACGAGACATATACAGACGACACGTAGAGCTTACTGTCAACAACTGAAATggaatgtgtgtgcgtgtgtgtaagCAAACAAACTGTTGACACTGAGTGCTCTGTTGCGGTCGTGGTTCTAGTTCTCTTAGCCCTATGGAAATCAATGGGCTGCCTAGGAAACACCACCGGCATACGTATTGTTCTCGTGGCTCTGAAAGACTGTTTGGTGTATGCATTGGAGTACGAGAGACAGAGCACATCTAGTGCATTTGGGTGGAGCTGCTACTTAATGTGCCCTGTTTACTGGAGGTGTTTGGTCAGtattgcgattttttttgtgCCCAGTGTCCGAGAACTGGCACTCGATACTCAGTGTGCAAATACGAGCCCCTCATTTAACACAAAGTTACAACACAAACAAGAGGGTGCACAGGTGCAACAAATAACGACCTGAGCTTGGGGAAACCACAACAGATAAGACGCGTGACACAGGTCCTCTGTGTCATGTTTCTTGTTTGTCCTAATTTTCTCAATGGGGAATGTTGTCTACTGTGGCTACTTCAATTGCGGCTGGTACGCCCACGTTCAACGGCTGCAGAGAAACATTGGACTCACGCCTTCCGAGCAGCCGGACCCTTTGCCATCGCCTGCGGCTTGCTGTACAGGAAGATCGAAGCCATCACTAGTGCAGCTCCGGCACCAAACTTCCAAGTCAGCTGAAACTCGAAGGCGTACATGGATACTATACAGGAAACGACAATGGCCAGGGATGTCGCAAAACCCTTCAGGATGTTGTCCGCATATTTCACCACTACGGCTACCAGGAGCCCACCTACGGCGTTGAGGAGAATTACGCTCCAAATCAAGGGTCCGTAACCGAAGAAGAACCCTTTCTCCCGGACGTCGTCCGCGTCGCTGAGGAACGTCGTCAGGAGACCAAACGGCACGGCAAACGTGCTCAGCTGGACATTCCGCATCCAGACCGAGATGTCACTCCCTTTGAGGATGCGCTCAAAGTACACCCCTGCAAAGCCAGAGAGACAGCAGGCAACCACAATGGCTACGAAGCCAAATAGAGGGCGCTGCTCGCGACCAGACGGATTGGTTGATGGGGCATCGATCTGGGCCACTTGAACCAAGGCCACTCCGGAGAAGAGCACAAAAAGCGCCACCCACTGAACTGGGCTGATCTTCTTGTTGAGGAGGACCAGGGAGAAGATGGCTGTTGTCAAGATCTTCAACTGGTATGTCACCTGCGTGTATACGAGCAACAAAATGTGAGGACAAATTTCATTTGCATTCTGCTACATCACCcagtgtatacagggtgtttcagttaaatccccgggctaaataattcgcgaacgggtgcaccaatccacgagctttcttttttacaagtgtctgtccgataccacctacaagctgcacaccgtgtgaatgagtgggaggcgctcattattaaaataaaagtgcaaatgagtttcgtaaaaaagcgtaacttctaaagcagggcgctgtcggcattaaaatgggtactaccccttttgggaccttcagtggacaccttttagagaaaaatctgccaccgaagcgggtcatttgttgcagtaattaattggtttcggtttacgtatttttgtcgcgtcttgtcgctgcgaagcgcaaaaggacgctctttcactcccttatccatcaatgaattacgtccttacaccaatgagtcacaccaatgaaatgcgcccttttgcgcttcgccgcgaccagccgcaaaaaaatatacgtaaaccgaaaccaattaattactgcaacaaatgacccgcttcggtggcatatttttctctaaaaggtgtccactgaaggtcccaaaaggggtagtacccattttaatgccgacagcgccctgctttagaagttacgcttttttacgaaactcatttgcatttttattttaataatgagcgcctcccattCATTCACACGGtatgcagcttgtaggtggtatcggacagatacttgtaaaaaagaaagctcgtggattggtgcacccgttcgcgaattatttagcccggggatttaactgaaacacccggtataacgATGCTGCAGTATCATAACATAAAGAGTCACAttgattgtgtgtgtgtctgtttattttttcttactttCCGCACACACTTTTACAATGTGAAATGCCTCGGTACCTCAACTGGCCGTCAGCAACGAGGTCACTACCAGGTTTGTTGATGATTTAAATCATTTGGGATGTACAGGCTTCtgacaaacgtttacggaactCTGGGGTGTCTCATTTCACCACCGCGTGGACagcctagcagcaaacagaagcggacacacatacttagAGTTGGATAGAAGAGCCGGTCCCCCGTTTTTT is from Ornithodoros turicata isolate Travis chromosome 8, ASM3712646v1, whole genome shotgun sequence and encodes:
- the LOC135366388 gene encoding UDP-galactose translocator-like, which encodes MANAKKEITLSLPDTMVTDQIKSGTQQTLKYASLVTLTAQNAALNLTMRMARTQKDLFIASTAVVMAELIKLVTCLAMVRADEGTTSKWLAALHRTVLLQPLDTLKVAVPSLVYNIQNNLLYVGATHLDAATCQVTYQLKILTTAIFSLVLLNKKISPVQWVALFVLFSGVALVQVAQIDAPSTNPSGREQRPLFGFVAIVVACCLSGFAGVYFERILKGSDISVWMRNVQLSTFAVPFGLLTTFLSDADDVREKGFFFGYGPLIWSVILLNAVGGLLVAVVVKYADNILKGFATSLAIVVSCIVSMYAFEFQLTWKFGAGAALVMASIFLYSKPQAMAKGPAARKARAP